The following are from one region of the Chanos chanos chromosome 10, fChaCha1.1, whole genome shotgun sequence genome:
- the LOC115822540 gene encoding dual specificity protein kinase CLK4 isoform X2, whose protein sequence is MRQSKRMRSPDGWIRELSWEERVGCTKRRKYSHSSERENRSRKHRHHHRSHERHYLESRSLNERLEERRGRDASVNLGCDEDGKGRDRDWHHYSKSSGRSGRSGHSSRRHRCGKRRTPSRHRSDSRSHRRKRSRSFEDDEEGHLIYHSGDMLRARYEIVCTLGEGAFGKVVECIDHSKGGARVALKIIKNIDRYREAAMSEVEVLEQMNSLDCDRRYACVRMLDWFDYHGHVCIAFELLGLSTYDFLKENNFLPFPLDHIRRMAYQIIRAVRFLHRNKLTHTDLKPENILFINSDYHLEYNSKMKRDERTLKCPDVKVVDFGNATYDHEHHTSVVSTRHYRAPEVILDLGWNQACDVWSLGCILIEYYLGLTLFQTHDSKEHLAMMERVLGPIPTHLLQKTRQRRYVHHDKLDWDVHSSGGRYVRKHCKPLREYMVGKSQDHEQLFDLIEKMLEYDVTKRIILDEAIKHPFFDSLKKSKRK, encoded by the exons ATGCGCCAGTCGAAAAGAATGCGGTCTCCGGACGGCTGGATTCGGGAGTTGAGTTGGGAGGAGAGAGTCGGTTGCACAAAGCGTAGGAAGTACTCGCACAGCAGCGAACGAGAGAACAGATCGCGGAAACATCGCCATCATCACAGAAGCCATGAAAG ACATTACCTGGAAAGCAGGAGTCTGAACGAGCGCTTGGAGGAGCGTCGAGGCCGTGATGCGAGCGTGAATCTGGGCTGCGATGAGGACGGCAAGGGCCGAGACAGAGATTGGCACCACTACAGCAAGTCGTCTGGTCGCAGCGGGCGCAGCGGACACAGCAGCCGTAGGCATCGCTGCGGGAAGAGACGTACCCCCTCACGCCATCGGTCAGACTCG AGGAGTCATCGCAGGAAAAGATCCAGGAGTTttgaggatgatgaggagggCCACCTGATCTATCACAGTGGAGACATGCTGAGAGCAAGAT ATGAGATAGTGTGTACGCTTGGAGAAGGAGCCTTTGGGAAGGTGGTGGAATGCATTGACCACTCAAA gGGAGGAGCTCGAGTTGCACTGAAGATAATTAAAAACATCGACCGTTATCGAGAGGCAGCTATGTCAGAGGTGGAGGTCCTTGAACAGATGAACTCTCTCGACTGCGACAGACGATA TGCCTGTGTGCGTATGCTGGACTGGTTTGATTACCATGGTCATGTGTGCATAGCATTTGAGCTGTTGGGTTTGAGCACATATGACTTTCTGAAGGAGAACAACTTCCTGCCTTTTCCGCTGGACCACATCAGACGCATGGCCTACCAGATTATCAGGGCTGTGCGAT TCCTTCACAGGAataaacttacacacacagacctgaagCCTGAGAACATCCTGTTTATCAACTCTGACTATCACTTGGAGTACAACTCCAAAATG AAGCGTGATGAGAGAACACTAAAGTGCCCAGATGTGAAGGTTGTGGATTTTGGCAATGCAACGTATGACCACGAGCACCACACCTCTGTGGTGTCCACACGCCATTACCGTGCCCCTGAAGTCATTCTGG aCCTCGGTTGGAACCAGGCATGTGATGTGTGGAGTCTGGGCTGCATTTTGATTGAGTATTACCTGGGACTCACACTCTTTCAG aCACATGACAGTAAGGAACATTTGGCCATGATGGAGAGAGTGCTGGGACCCATACCCACACACCTCCTGCAGAAAACCAGGCAA AGACGATATGTGCATCATGACAAACTTGACTGGGATGTGCACAGCTCTGGTGGCAGATATGTCAGGAAACACTGCAAACCCCTCAGA GAATACATGGTGGGTAAGAGTCAGGATCATGAGCAGCTGTTTGACCTCATTGAGAAGATGCTGGAATATGATGTCACTAAACGAATCATACTGGACGAAGCCATCAAACATCCGTTCTTTGACAGTCTGAAGAAGAGCAAGAGGAAATGA
- the LOC115822540 gene encoding dual specificity protein kinase CLK4 isoform X1: MRQSKRMRSPDGWIRELSWEERVGCTKRRKYSHSSERENRSRKHRHHHRSHERHYLESRSLNERLEERRGRDASVNLGCDEDGKGRDRDWHHYSKSSGRSGRSGHSSRRHRCGKRRTPSRHRSDSRSHRRKRSRSFEDDEEGHLIYHSGDMLRARYEIVCTLGEGAFGKVVECIDHSKGGARVALKIIKNIDRYREAAMSEVEVLEQMNSLDCDRRYACVRMLDWFDYHGHVCIAFELLGLSTYDFLKENNFLPFPLDHIRRMAYQIIRAVRFLHRNKLTHTDLKPENILFINSDYHLEYNSKMKRDERTLKCPDVKVVDFGNATYDHEHHTSVVSTRHYRAPEVILDLGWNQACDVWSLGCILIEYYLGLTLFQTHDSKEHLAMMERVLGPIPTHLLQKTRKRRYVHHDKLDWDVHSSGGRYVRKHCKPLREYMVGKSQDHEQLFDLIEKMLEYDVTKRIILDEAIKHPFFDSLKKSKRK, from the exons ATGCGCCAGTCGAAAAGAATGCGGTCTCCGGACGGCTGGATTCGGGAGTTGAGTTGGGAGGAGAGAGTCGGTTGCACAAAGCGTAGGAAGTACTCGCACAGCAGCGAACGAGAGAACAGATCGCGGAAACATCGCCATCATCACAGAAGCCATGAAAG ACATTACCTGGAAAGCAGGAGTCTGAACGAGCGCTTGGAGGAGCGTCGAGGCCGTGATGCGAGCGTGAATCTGGGCTGCGATGAGGACGGCAAGGGCCGAGACAGAGATTGGCACCACTACAGCAAGTCGTCTGGTCGCAGCGGGCGCAGCGGACACAGCAGCCGTAGGCATCGCTGCGGGAAGAGACGTACCCCCTCACGCCATCGGTCAGACTCG AGGAGTCATCGCAGGAAAAGATCCAGGAGTTttgaggatgatgaggagggCCACCTGATCTATCACAGTGGAGACATGCTGAGAGCAAGAT ATGAGATAGTGTGTACGCTTGGAGAAGGAGCCTTTGGGAAGGTGGTGGAATGCATTGACCACTCAAA gGGAGGAGCTCGAGTTGCACTGAAGATAATTAAAAACATCGACCGTTATCGAGAGGCAGCTATGTCAGAGGTGGAGGTCCTTGAACAGATGAACTCTCTCGACTGCGACAGACGATA TGCCTGTGTGCGTATGCTGGACTGGTTTGATTACCATGGTCATGTGTGCATAGCATTTGAGCTGTTGGGTTTGAGCACATATGACTTTCTGAAGGAGAACAACTTCCTGCCTTTTCCGCTGGACCACATCAGACGCATGGCCTACCAGATTATCAGGGCTGTGCGAT TCCTTCACAGGAataaacttacacacacagacctgaagCCTGAGAACATCCTGTTTATCAACTCTGACTATCACTTGGAGTACAACTCCAAAATG AAGCGTGATGAGAGAACACTAAAGTGCCCAGATGTGAAGGTTGTGGATTTTGGCAATGCAACGTATGACCACGAGCACCACACCTCTGTGGTGTCCACACGCCATTACCGTGCCCCTGAAGTCATTCTGG aCCTCGGTTGGAACCAGGCATGTGATGTGTGGAGTCTGGGCTGCATTTTGATTGAGTATTACCTGGGACTCACACTCTTTCAG aCACATGACAGTAAGGAACATTTGGCCATGATGGAGAGAGTGCTGGGACCCATACCCACACACCTCCTGCAGAAAACCAG gaAGAGACGATATGTGCATCATGACAAACTTGACTGGGATGTGCACAGCTCTGGTGGCAGATATGTCAGGAAACACTGCAAACCCCTCAGA GAATACATGGTGGGTAAGAGTCAGGATCATGAGCAGCTGTTTGACCTCATTGAGAAGATGCTGGAATATGATGTCACTAAACGAATCATACTGGACGAAGCCATCAAACATCCGTTCTTTGACAGTCTGAAGAAGAGCAAGAGGAAATGA